AATCGGATAGATCATCATCAGTACCGGGAGTGAAATGGCTATAAGTTGAGTCAACCCTACGTTAGCGATAACTGCGCTAAATCCTGCGAAAATCAATACATAAATTTTGTACGATAAACGCGGGAAAATTTCATTGAAAAATTGAGCACATGCCGAAACGAGTCCGATTGATGTCGTTAAACATGCAAAAATGATTGTGACGGCAAGAATTGTTGTTCCTGCAGACCCGTATAAAACCGTAGACGCTAGAGATAATATTGCGCCTCCATTTTCTTGCATTCCAACCACATCAACACTTGTTGCGCCGATATAGCTTAAGGAAACATAGACGAATGTTAATCCGGCTGCGGCGACAAGACCTGCAATCATCATTGCTTTTAATATCGGTCCTTTTGTTGTTACGCCTTCAACCTTAAGCGCATTAACAACGACTATTCCGAAAACGAGGGCGGCAATAACGTCCATCGTCAGGTATCCTTCTACGAAACTCCGGAAGAAGGGATGTGTAATGTAATCTCCTTGAGCTTGTCCAATCGTTCCAATCGGCGTTAATATGCTTTTAATCGCCAATGCACTAATGACGATGAACAACACAGGCGTTAGCACTTTACCAATTCTATCGACAAGTTTTGCCGGGTTTAATGCTAAAGCAATCGTAATTAGAAAAAAGAAAATCGTGAACAAAGCAAGCGGCCAATCTGATGAGGCGGCCCGATCAGAAAGAAATGGAACGACTCCGATTTCATACGACACTGTAGCTGTTCGTGGAATCCCGAAAAAGGGTCCAATTGCCATATATATAATCATCGTGAAAATGATTCCAAAAACTGGGTGAACTCTTCCTGCTATAGTTTGTAGACCTGAGTGTCCTCCCGCATTTGCAATTGCAAGGACAGCGACAAGGGGAAGGCCGACACCTGTAATCAGAAAACCCGTCATCGCAATGATTAGATTTTCACCAGCCATTTGTCCGAGTGAAGGCGGGAAAATAATATTTCCTGCACCAAGAAATAATGCGAATAGCATTAGTCCGATGAGGAAATTTTTACGTAAAGTCAATGTAAACACTCCTTGAAATAGTATGAATCTTTAATGTCACTTTCTATTATAACAATTTCAAAGTAAGTTTGGTGAAAAAACAAGGAGTACTATTATTCGGAATTGCGGAACACCGATTATGTTTTAATTCGCGAATTAAAGATGTTCGGAGGGGTACAAAATATAGCAGTTGTATTACAATACAAGTACTTATACTAATTCAATTTACGGAAGCGGTTAATAGGTGTAAAATGAAATTAGTATTCAAAAATGTGGAGGTCTGAAAATGGAAACAGGCGAATTTATGCGTAATTTAATTATTGAAACCCCTTCTTTACCTGGTAATTTTGCAAAGGTTGCGTTGGCGATCGGAACGCTCGAAGGGGATATAGGAGATATCCAAACGATAAAGATCGGTACATTATCAACGATCCGCGATGTTGCGATTCATTGTAGAAATGAAGAACATTTACATACTATCGTTAAAGCAGTAAATGACATTGGAAATGGAATTGTTGTGCATGCTGTAACAGATGACGTGCTCCAAGCACATGAAGGCGGAAAAATCCATATGAAGAGCCGTATGGAAATTCGTTCGCTCGGCGATCTGCGTCGAGTTTATACGCCTGGCGTGGCCAACGTCTGTGAAGTCATAAAGGAAGATCCCGAACAAGCGAATTATTTTACTGGGATTTCGAACACGGTTGCAATCGTCACAGACGGCACGGCTATTTTAGGACTTGGCGACATTGGTCCGGTTGCAGGAATGCCGGTTATGGAAGGAAAAGCAGTCTTATTGGATCAGTTTGCAGGGATAAGCGGTGTTCCGATACTACTAGGTACGAGTGATCCCGATGAAGTTGTGAATACCGTTAAAAATATTTATCAAGGTTTCGGCGGAATTCTACTTGAAGACATTGGTTCGCCACATTGTTTTGAAATTGAAAGACGATTGAAAGAAGAACTTCCAATTCCGGTCATGCATGATGACCAACACGGAACAGCTGTCGTCACGCTAGCTTCTGTGATTTCAGCGTGCAGGGAAGCAGGGGTTAAACTCTCTGATTCCACTGTTGGGCAAATCGGATTGGGTGCCGCCGGGTTAGCAATTAGCCGCATGCTTATGGAATACGGCGTTAAAGAAGTGCGCGGCATTGATCGTAACGAGGATGCGTGTGAACGCCTTAAAGAACACGGTGGGACCGTTGCCGGGTCGTTAGAAGAGGTAATGTCGAGCAGTGATATTATCGTTGCGACAACAGGAGTTGCTGATTTAATTAAACCGGAAATGGTTCGAAAGGGACAAATCATTTTAGCGCTATCGAATCCGAACGCCGAGATTAAACCAGATGTTGCTTTGAAAGCAGGCGCGGCATTTGCGGCAGATGGTCGACTTGTCAATAATGTTCTCGGTTTTCCGGGAATATTCCGCGGTGCATTGAATGCGAATGCAAAAGAAATTACGTATCCTATGCTTCTTGCGGCCGCAATTGCCATCGTTGAAAGCACTAAATCCGGAGATCTTGTTCCGCATCCGTTAGATCCAACTGTTCACGAAAATGTAGCGGCAGCTGTTGAACGCGTCGCTTCGAATAAATAATAATAAAAAGTGCACTGGAATTAGATTCCGTGCACTTTTTTTGTTTACTACTTTCCAATCGGCCAATCAAATGGCGGTGAA
This genomic window from Sporosarcina sp. Marseille-Q4063 contains:
- the brnQ gene encoding branched-chain amino acid transport system II carrier protein codes for the protein MTLRKNFLIGLMLFALFLGAGNIIFPPSLGQMAGENLIIAMTGFLITGVGLPLVAVLAIANAGGHSGLQTIAGRVHPVFGIIFTMIIYMAIGPFFGIPRTATVSYEIGVVPFLSDRAASSDWPLALFTIFFFLITIALALNPAKLVDRIGKVLTPVLFIVISALAIKSILTPIGTIGQAQGDYITHPFFRSFVEGYLTMDVIAALVFGIVVVNALKVEGVTTKGPILKAMMIAGLVAAAGLTFVYVSLSYIGATSVDVVGMQENGGAILSLASTVLYGSAGTTILAVTIIFACLTTSIGLVSACAQFFNEIFPRLSYKIYVLIFAGFSAVIANVGLTQLIAISLPVLMMIYPIAIVLMLMSFIDKAFGRKPIVYILALSATAVVSIFDGLLVADINVKPVTNLLAHLPLYEQNIGWLVPAIIGGLVGIIISFFQKK
- a CDS encoding NAD-dependent malic enzyme, whose translation is METGEFMRNLIIETPSLPGNFAKVALAIGTLEGDIGDIQTIKIGTLSTIRDVAIHCRNEEHLHTIVKAVNDIGNGIVVHAVTDDVLQAHEGGKIHMKSRMEIRSLGDLRRVYTPGVANVCEVIKEDPEQANYFTGISNTVAIVTDGTAILGLGDIGPVAGMPVMEGKAVLLDQFAGISGVPILLGTSDPDEVVNTVKNIYQGFGGILLEDIGSPHCFEIERRLKEELPIPVMHDDQHGTAVVTLASVISACREAGVKLSDSTVGQIGLGAAGLAISRMLMEYGVKEVRGIDRNEDACERLKEHGGTVAGSLEEVMSSSDIIVATTGVADLIKPEMVRKGQIILALSNPNAEIKPDVALKAGAAFAADGRLVNNVLGFPGIFRGALNANAKEITYPMLLAAAIAIVESTKSGDLVPHPLDPTVHENVAAAVERVASNK